In Campylobacter sp. RM16187, the DNA window TTCAAATCAAGAAATGATAACAGAACATATAGAGACCTTTTTACAAAACAGCTCGGCCTTAGGAGTGCTTGGTCTTGGCGCTATTATCTTTACTTCGATAATGTTTTTTATGGATTACGAATATGTGATAAATAAAATCATGAAGAGCGAAGGAAGAAATTTTTGGAGCTCTCTAAGTGTATATTGGACGCTTATTACACTAGCTCCCATAGGGCTTGGGCTTAGTTTTTATCTATCCAATATGCTTCAAAATTTATTAAATTCAAACTCATACACAAATTGGATAAATTTCTTAAGCATATTTCCATATCTAATCATTTGGGCGATTTTTTGCATCACATATCTCATATCAGTAAGCCGGCCTATAGCTATAAGAAACGCTCTTTTTAGCTCCTTTATAGCCTCTCTTATCTGGTATTTTGGTAAAAACATATTTGTATTTTATGCGGTTAATAACAAGACCTATCTTAGTATCTACGGCTCGTTTTCTGTCGTTCTTTTGTTCTTTTTGTGGGTTTATGTCTCTTGGATCATATTTTTATACGGAGTTAAACTTTGTAGCTTTTTAGAGCAAAGAGATAAAGCAAAAGAGATTGGAAAAAACGAGCAAGAGAGCTAAATTTCTATTTTTTATACTAATTAAACTTAAAATATTATAGATTAAAAAGATATATAAATTTATATCCAAATTTACACTATCCATCCTTAACTCTAAAAACCAAATTAAATTTTCATCGAAAATCCCGCCTAAATTTAGTAGATGAAGCACCAAACTAAGAGGGTAAAAAATCACAAAAATTAAACTTAAAGGCAACACGGCAAACTGCTGAAAGCTAATCAGAGGGAAAAAATATAAAACCGGTATTATCATAGCCAAATACACCCATAAATTTAGCAAGATAACATGAGTGAGATTTGAAAATTTATTACCAAAATGATGCAGATAAAGATAGATATAAAACACTCCTGCACAAGAGAGATAAAAGCCGATACTAAACAGTAAAGAGGGCATAAAACTAACCGCAAAAGCTATCAAAATAAACAGAGCTTCAAAACTAATAATTCGCACATTTCTACTAAGCATATAAAAAATAAGCAAGCTCATCAAAAATGCCCGCAAAAAAGACGGCACAAAGTCTATCAGCATAAGATAGCCAAATAAAAATATAAAAATAACTATACTTAGATCAAATTTCTCACTTCTAAAAGGAAAAAATCTAGCCTGAAAATAGCGATAAATAGGGTGCAATATAAAATACAAAAACCCAAAAATAATCCCCAAATGATAACCGCTGATGGCTATTAGATGGGCTATTGCAAAGTGATTTACATCGCTTCTTAGCTCCTTTGATATAGAAGTGGCTAAAAAAAGCGCAGTATATAGCTCTTTTGCTTTTGATATGTCGTGTTGACTGGATATAAAATCATAGATTTTTTCTCTAAATTTATCTAGATATTTGCTATTTTCACTATATCTTATCTCTAAAATTCCAAAATTTGGCAGATAAAAACTACGGCTTAAATAATCGATGAAAGTAAGTTTATTTTTAATAGGACGAAGCAAAATTTTAGAATTTATCTCGGGCTCAAAATCCACTTTGGCGGTCGTATACAGAGTAAAATTTCCTGTTTTTAGCCTTAAAACTCGGTAGATTTTACCCTTATCATTTGTTTTTAGATAGCTTTGAAGCACCTTGGCTTGCAAAATTTTATACCTATCTGCCTTAAAGTTTTTGAATTCATAAAATTTGATAGCTAAATTAAAGGCTAAAACAAAAAGACAAAAAAGGCAAAACAGCCCTATTTCACGCTTGCTTTCAAAAACTTTATTACTATACATAAAGTGTTAAATTGCGAATTTAGCAAACGACCAAAACTCTATCAACCGGTAAATTCGGCCATATGAATTGCGCCAAAACTCTTATCGACAAAGCGGGTAAATTCTTTTTGAAATATTACATCAACCGTGCCTACAGGTCCGTTTCTGTTCTTGCCGATGATGATCTCGGCATCCTCTTCGATCTTATTTGGGATAAATCTAGGACTATATTCTTTACCTTCAGCCTTTGCTTTTTTTTCTCGCTCTTTTTCCTCCTGCTCGAGATAGACCTCATCACGGTAGACGAAAAGTATCATATCCGCATCCTGTTCGATCGCTCCCGATTCTCTTAAATCACTTAGCATCGGGCGCTTATTTGCTCTCGCTTCAAGGCTTCGGTTTAGTTGGGATAGAGCGATTATCGGCATATCAAGCTCACGCGCAAGAAGCTTTAATCCGCGCGAAATTTCAGCGATCTGCAAATGCCTGTCGGAGTAATTTGACGTAGCCATCATAAGTCCGATGTAATCAATCACACAAAGCGAAATTTCAGGATGGCTCGACTTTAGCTTGCGCATCTGAGTTCTGATCTGATGGATATTTATATATCCGCTATCATATACGAAAAACTTCTTATTAGACATATCCTCGCAAGCATCGCTCATCCTGCTCCACTCCTCATCATCCATTTTTGCCGTCATTATGTTTTGAAGCGGGATTGAGGTTTTAGCAGAAAGCATCCTTAGCATGATCTGCTCGGCAGGCATCTCAAGCGAGAAAAAGACAACTCCGTTGCCCCGCTGTAAAACATTACTCATTAAATTTAGACATATAGTGGTCTTGCCCATGCCCGGACGAGCGGCAATGATGATAAGATCGCCGTTTTTAAAGCCTTTTGTTTTTTCATTTAATTCTTTAAATCCTGTATCTATTCCTACTATATCCTGGTTTTCAAGCATCTTTTGCTTCTCAAGATGAGCTAAGACATCTACTATGATCTCTTTGCTTTCCTTTATGACTCCAGCCGCCGAGCCCTCCACAAGTGAATAAAAGCTCTGGCTTAGCTCATCGACCATATCCCGGCTTGGCTTATCTTCGCTTACTTTATTTGGGATCTGGTGGGCTATCTTTACAAGCGAGCGCTTTATGGACTTTTCGCGCAGTTCGGTTGCGTATTTTTTGATATCAAGGA includes these proteins:
- a CDS encoding ComEC/Rec2 family competence protein, with translation MYSNKVFESKREIGLFCLFCLFVLAFNLAIKFYEFKNFKADRYKILQAKVLQSYLKTNDKGKIYRVLRLKTGNFTLYTTAKVDFEPEINSKILLRPIKNKLTFIDYLSRSFYLPNFGILEIRYSENSKYLDKFREKIYDFISSQHDISKAKELYTALFLATSISKELRSDVNHFAIAHLIAISGYHLGIIFGFLYFILHPIYRYFQARFFPFRSEKFDLSIVIFIFLFGYLMLIDFVPSFLRAFLMSLLIFYMLSRNVRIISFEALFILIAFAVSFMPSLLFSIGFYLSCAGVFYIYLYLHHFGNKFSNLTHVILLNLWVYLAMIIPVLYFFPLISFQQFAVLPLSLIFVIFYPLSLVLHLLNLGGIFDENLIWFLELRMDSVNLDINLYIFLIYNILSLISIKNRNLALLLVFSNLFCFISLL
- a CDS encoding replicative DNA helicase, whose translation is MHNLYDLDMERAILSSIIYSSENLAEIFDIVSSGDFYLKGHADVYTAMVECMNADLPIETSFLKTKLGAKFDEEILASIVGTNSILDIKKYATELREKSIKRSLVKIAHQIPNKVSEDKPSRDMVDELSQSFYSLVEGSAAGVIKESKEIIVDVLAHLEKQKMLENQDIVGIDTGFKELNEKTKGFKNGDLIIIAARPGMGKTTICLNLMSNVLQRGNGVVFFSLEMPAEQIMLRMLSAKTSIPLQNIMTAKMDDEEWSRMSDACEDMSNKKFFVYDSGYINIHQIRTQMRKLKSSHPEISLCVIDYIGLMMATSNYSDRHLQIAEISRGLKLLARELDMPIIALSQLNRSLEARANKRPMLSDLRESGAIEQDADMILFVYRDEVYLEQEEKEREKKAKAEGKEYSPRFIPNKIEEDAEIIIGKNRNGPVGTVDVIFQKEFTRFVDKSFGAIHMAEFTG
- a CDS encoding YihY family inner membrane protein; the encoded protein is MKFTKDDLKAYIKIAFSIKDKQLLHYASSLSFHTMLSIIPVLLISFSIFTQMPSFSVYYGKIKEFIFSSLLPSNQEMITEHIETFLQNSSALGVLGLGAIIFTSIMFFMDYEYVINKIMKSEGRNFWSSLSVYWTLITLAPIGLGLSFYLSNMLQNLLNSNSYTNWINFLSIFPYLIIWAIFCITYLISVSRPIAIRNALFSSFIASLIWYFGKNIFVFYAVNNKTYLSIYGSFSVVLLFFLWVYVSWIIFLYGVKLCSFLEQRDKAKEIGKNEQES